The following DNA comes from Streptococcus pasteurianus.
GATACGACCGAAACCGTTAATACCAACTTTAACTACCATTAGTGATTTCCTCCTTATGAAAATCAAAAAAATTTTTATTTTAAAAGGTTTCCCTTTTAGACAATTGTGAAAAGATTAACTTACGTAGGCACAAATCAACCTTTCAACGTTAGTATTATATAACTATTTCACCAAAATTGCAAATATTATTACCGTTTTCATAATAAAAAAGGATGCTCTTTTGAGCATCCTTTCTATCAGGAATTATTCACCAGAATTCTTCTTGATGATTTCTTCTTGTACTGATTTAGGAACGTCTTCATAGTGGTCAAATACCATCATAAATGTACCGCGTCCTTGAGTTGCAGAACGAAGAATTGTTGCATAACCGAACATTTCAGCAAGTGGAACAAAGGCACGAACGATTTGGCTGTTACCATGAGCTTCCATTCCATCAACACGTCCACGACGAGCTGTAACGTGCCCCATAACGTCACCAAGGTTTTCTTCTGGAGCTGTGATTGTAACAAGCATCATTGGTTCAAGAATAACTGGATGTGCAGTTTTAGCAGCTTCTTTAAGTGCAAGTGATGCAGCAATCTTGAAGGCTGTTTCAGATGAATCGACATCGTGGTATGAACCATCGTAAAGTTTAGCTTTAACGTCAACCATTGGATAACCAGCAAGAACACCGTTAGCCATAGATTCTTGAAGACCTTTTTCTACTGCAGGGATAAATTCACGAGGAACGACACCGCCGACGATAGCATTTTCAAATTCGAATCCTTTACCTTCTTCATTTGGCGTAAATTCAATCCAAACATCACCAAACTGACCTTTACCACCAGATTGGCGTTTGAAGAATCCACGTGCTTGAGTAGCTTGACGGAATGTTTCACGGTACGATACTTGTGGAGCACCTACGTTTGCTTCAACTTTGAATTCACGTTTCATACGGTCAACAAGGACGTCAAGGTGAAGTTCACCCATACCAGAGATAACTGTTTCACCAGTTTCAACGTTAGTTTCAACACGGAACGTTGGGTCTTCTTCAGCAAGTTTTTGAAGAGCGATACCCATTTTATCTTGGTCAGCTTTAGATTTAGGTTCAACCATCAATTGGATAACTGGTTCTGGAACTTCAATTGATTCAAGGATGACTTTAGCTTTTTCATCTGTCAATGAGTCCCCAGTTGTAGTGTCTTTCAAACCAACGGCAGCAGCGATATCACCAGCGTAAACTGTTTCGATTTCGTTACGGTGGTTGGCGTGCATTTGAAGAATACGTCCGATACGTTCACGTTTACCTTTAGATGTATTAAGAACGTAAGAACCACTGTCCAATACACCTGAGTAAACACGGAAGAATGTCAAACGACCTACGAATGGGTCAGTCATGATCTTGAATGCAAGAGCT
Coding sequences within:
- the fusA gene encoding elongation factor G, coding for MAREFSLEKTRNIGIMAHVDAGKTTTTERILYYTGKIHKIGETHEGASQMDWMEQEQERGITITSAATTAQWKDYRVNIIDTPGHVDFTIEVQRSLRVLDGAVTVLDSQSGVEPQTETVWRQATEYGVPRIVFSNKMDKIGADFLYSVSTLHDRLQANAHPIQLPIGSEDSFNGIIDLVKMKAEIYTNDLGTDILEEDIPAEYVDQANEYREKLIEAVAETDEELMMKYLEGEEITEAELKAAIRKATINVEFFPVLCGSAFKNKGVQMMLDAVIDYLPSPLDIPAIKGVNPDTDEEEERPASDEEPFAALAFKIMTDPFVGRLTFFRVYSGVLDSGSYVLNTSKGKRERIGRILQMHANHRNEIETVYAGDIAAAVGLKDTTTGDSLTDEKAKVILESIEVPEPVIQLMVEPKSKADQDKMGIALQKLAEEDPTFRVETNVETGETVISGMGELHLDVLVDRMKREFKVEANVGAPQVSYRETFRQATQARGFFKRQSGGKGQFGDVWIEFTPNEEGKGFEFENAIVGGVVPREFIPAVEKGLQESMANGVLAGYPMVDVKAKLYDGSYHDVDSSETAFKIAASLALKEAAKTAHPVILEPMMLVTITAPEENLGDVMGHVTARRGRVDGMEAHGNSQIVRAFVPLAEMFGYATILRSATQGRGTFMMVFDHYEDVPKSVQEEIIKKNSGE